GGGCCAGAGCCCAGACGTCAAAGCCCAGGCTCCCCTGGCCACGCTACTTATCCGGCATAACGGCGAAATGAGCGCCACCGATCTGTGGCAACGATTCGGTGGCGAGATTGATGCCTTCTACGCCCAACTGAAAACCGAAGTTGCCCATGGTTGGATTCAGGAGCCGGTCGTTGCTGAGGTGCGCGAAAAGGCTGATGATACGGCGAGAGTCTGAGATGCAATTGCGCCACCTCTCCATCCCACACTTTCGCAACTTGCGCGACTTCGCGATAAACTTTTCCACCCATTTTCCCTTGGGTGATGGGGAATCAATGGGTTCAACTGGCAAGCTTATCCGCAGCCACGCGCTGATCGGCCAGAATGGAACCGGCAAGTCAAACCTGATCGAGGCGCTGATTACGATCTTCCGCGACATCGACCTCAACCGTGATGCTGCCTTTGATTATACGTTGGAATATGAAATTCGTGGTCACACCGTGCGCATCCAGGCCGACAGGACCAGGCAGAAGCATCCCTTCGTATGGGTGGATGGCGATCGGGTCCCTCAGGATTACCTAACGAAAAATGATTCTCCAAACAAGGTTGAACAGGATACGCGACGCGGCCCACGCCTCCTTCCCACGCACATCTTTACCTACTACTCCGGCCGTAACGAACGGATTGAGTTATTGTTCCAAGAGCACCAGCGCCGCTTCAACCGCCGACAGGAAATCGTGGCAGAGGAGGTGTTACCCCCAGAACTGCTGCGTGGCTTTACCGGCAGCGAGGCCGACATCCGCGCCATCGAGGGCGCCAAGAAGCGAGGGCAAAGCCGGATGCAGCAACTGGGCGCTGACCGGTTGCGACGCCTATTCTATTGCCGTGGGGGGCACAGCCAATTGGTCCTCCTAGCTTGCCTGCTCTCTGATGACCCGGTGTTTCAGAAGGTGCTGAGGAACCTGCATATTGAGGCCCTGGAATCCGCACTGTTCGTTTTGAAGGAGCCGCACCGTCTGCGTGAGAAACGCCGCGGGGGTAAATTCGACCAGAACGAACTCAACGAAGGCGATCCGCGCTTCTGGTACGCGCGGGGGAATGTAGTGAGCGAGTTTCTCGATAAGCTCTGGCAGGTCGCTTGGGCACCCATCGAGCAGGAAGCAACTAAGCAAATCGACTTCCGTGGCCGCACTGAAAAGCAGAAGCAACTCTACCTGTTCGTGCCCAGCCACGACAAACTCAAGCAACTCGGTGAATTAGTCGGTGGCACCGACAGCTTCTTCCGCTATGCGGAGGGCGCCTACATCGGTGATCTGATCGACGAAGTGCGCATCACGGTTAAGAAGCGAGACGAACATGGGGGTAAGGTGAGCTTCATTCAACTCTCAGAAGGCGAGTTGCAAATCCTCACAGTGCTCGGGCTCATGCGCATCACCCGCGAAGACCACTGCTTGTTTCTGCTCGACGAGCCGGACACGCACCTCAACCCAATATGGAAGCTGCGGTACTTCGATGATATCGAAGGCATTTTAAGTGCCAACGCCGGTGCGCTAGTACAGGGGGAATCGCAGATCCTTATCACCACGCACGACCCAATGATGGTGGGTAGCCTCAAACGCGAGCAGGTGCACATTCTGAGGCGGGAAGACAACCGCACGGTGGTGGACACACCCGACGAGGACCCGCAGGGTATGGGGGTATCCGGATTGCTCAAAAGCGATTTATTTGGCCTACGCTCCACAGTGGACTCCGAAACTCTCCGCCGTTTGGACCGCCGTAATTACTTGTTCGCTAAGGGCAACGAACGTACCAGTGAAGAAAATAATGAGCTTGCACGCCTGAGCGATGAGCTTTCCGACCTCGGGTTTGCGAAGGACTTCAAAGATCCGTATTACGCATTGTTTGTGAGCAAAATGGCGCGCCACACCAAATTTCACAAGGAGACCCTCACGCCCGCCGAACAGCAGGAACAAGATGCAATTGCCGATGCCATTATCGATGAGATCCTACGGGAGGAAAAAACCGTATGATCTTTATTGAGTTTGAAGGTAAAACACCATGCAATACCCCAGCTAACCCCGATTTTGCAGGTTGGTCGCCCTGGTCCCAGGAAGCGTGGAACACATGGCTACAAAAATCACAGGACTATGCCATACACATACAGAAGCTGCATCAAGAAGGAAAAACCCAGGAACGCAATCAATTTATAGATGAGCATGCTTCTCATTGGGGCTCGCTCAAACCTTGGCTACAAGTTCTTTCAAATGGGAAGTGTTGGTTTTCGGAAGTGCGCGAACTGTATTCGCACTACGACGTAGAACATTTTCGCCCAAAAAAAGAAGCCAAAGCACTGGATGGTACCTTGCGAGACGGGTATTGGTATCTAGCTTTTGATTACACCAATTTTCGCCTTTGCGGAAATGTTGGGAACCGCAAGAAGGGCGGTTGGTTTCCACTTAAAACAGGCTCTATCTGTTCGTCGTTCGATAATCAATGTGAAGAATCAGAAGCCCCGTATCTGCTGGACCCAACTGACCCCGCTGACGTGAATCTGCTTGCCTTTGATGAGGAAGGCAATGCCATCCCAGCGCCAGGAATTTCCGAGTGGGAAAGGCAACGCGTAGAAGTAAGCATCCTGCGGCTAAAACTCAACGAACATGAACCGTTAACTAACGAACGCCGAAAGATTTGGCAAAAGGTCTCTCGAGAAATCGAACAATATCTTTACGCAAAATCCCGCAGTGCTAGCGGTGATAATCCAGCTGCCAAGGAAAAGGTTCGGAGTCATCTCCTGAAAATACGTTCTATGACTATGAAGCATGTCGAACTCTCATCGGTTGCCAAATGGTGTCTTCTATTTCGAAATGATCCGCAATTGTTGAAGCTGGCAGCGTGAAACATGGGAAGGGGCACATCTCCGCCCGCGACAAAGCCAGCCTCGACCTCTTCTGGCTGAAAGACGACTCCCTCGAAAACTCCGCCAATCTTCCCGATCCCGATGTAATAGCCCAGGAAATCGTCAACGACTTCGAGGCGGCTTTCGAACAATTCCGCCTGATCACGAATAATTTAGGTAATAAAAAATCTGCGGAGGTAATCCAATGACGTGGATTCATGCCAAGGAAAAGATTCTCAAAAAAATTATCCAAGGTACGGACATCAACTCTCCCAACACAAATTATCGAATCGTCCTCGAAGTTCGAGAGGACATATCGAGTGCACGCTATGGGTACAATAATGAAACTGGGTTTGTAGTGCAGATTGGAGAGAATAGCTCCATTTGTATCCCGCTGAAAATGCTAAAACATTGTTATGGTGCGTTAGGCCTGGACGGAAACTATGATGGAAAATTCTTTAGGAAACACTACCCCCTTCAGGCAAAAGACCATCCTTGCCATGTCCATACAGTTGGACAGATATTTGTTGTAGCTGGTCTAGCCAAACGAACTGGAAACAGTTATAGCTTGCAACCTTCACGTGCACATTAGTTCCATTGAATCGCTCATACCCTGAAGATTTACCCTTAAAAGGAGATTTCTTAATGGCTAATAACCCAATGTGGATGGTCCGAGCTGGCGAAAAAGGCTATCGGTTTGGGGACTGCAAGGAAAACTCGGTGGTCGCAATTGGCTGGGGAGATATCGGAGATTTAAATGAATTTCGGTCCAGGGAAGAGCTGTCAAGTAGAATCCAAAGCCAGTGGCCAGATTGGAGTAAAGGAAACGTTGCTATGTCTGCTGGGCAGGTTTGGAGATTTTTTCAAGATATTAAGCCTGGTGATAAAGTTCTTACTTATGATCCAGCACGTCGGGTCTATCTTGTAGGTACGGTGTTAGGTAAATACGAACATATGGTTGGCGTAGTGGAAGATTTACCCAATATTCGACGAGTAAAGTGGGATGGGGAGGTTTCCCGTGATGCCATTTCTGTATCTACCAAAAATTCGCTTGGAGCTATTTCAACCCTTTTCCGCATTTCTGAAGAAGGTGCAAAAGAGATCGAATCCTTGGTGGCTGGGAAGACGGTTGCCGCACATACTACGGTTCAGGATGAAATTGCTGAGGAAAAAGACGTCCTTAGGGATATCCAGGCACGATCCCATGAATTCATTAAAGATGAACTCTCCAGATTGGATTGGGAACAAATGCAAAGACTGATCGCCGGGCTTCTTCGTGCCATGGGATACAAAACCCGTATTTCTCCGCAGGGGCCAGACCGGGGCAAGGATATCATAGCTTCTCCGGATGGCTTTGGTTTCGAAGCACCCCGCATTGTGGTTGAAGTGAAACATCGACGCGGCGCTATGGGTTCGCAGCAAATTCGGAGTTTTGTAGGCGGTCGCCATAAAGACGACAAAGGTTTGTACGTTAGTACTGGTGGGTTTACCAAAGATGCCCACTATGAGGCAGAACGTTCTTCCATACCCCTCACCTTAATGGATCTTGATGAAATTGCTGATGCGATCACCGACCACTATGAAACGATGGACTCCGAAACTCGTGCACTCCTCCCTCTTACTCGGATTTATTGGCCAACCTAATAAATTGATTATATGAACGAAATGGAGATGCTCATGCCACGTATGCGTGATCAGGAATGAGTATGGACTTTTGAGAGATGAGCCGCCCACCCAACATGCAACCAGGCCCCTCGCAGAAAGACGATCTTCAATATGTCTCGGGCATGCCGGAGACGAAGATGGATTCCCACTTACTCCTGGCGGGAATGACGGAAGGGCATCGCGTTTCTATGCGCGGGTGCGTCTGGGCACAGATCCTTCGCTGCTGCTCAGGATGACAATGAGGAAGGAGGCTGAGGATAACGCCGGACTACAGAAGAAACACCGTTCGCGCTGCTGGGTCAGGGCTTCCATTCAAATCTCACTCCCACCTTGCTCCTAACCTACAAGGGCGAGGGAGTTTCTGGCATTTTATTGGGTTGGTGGCCGGGTCGTGACTGCATACGTTAAACTGCTTCTGGCCTGGGCAGGTCCTGCTCAATGGGACAGTCCACACGCAAACGCGAAAGACCATAATGGCCAGTGCTACGATCGCATTTGCTAATGAAAAATTCGAATTCAACTCTCACCAATTCGTGGTACAGAGCACCATGAAGTCACGGGAACACCGACATGAATAATAATTATTGCCTGCGTCGAATTCGCTACATCCTGGATTTGGGCGATTCCCAAATGATTGAGGTCTTTGCTCAGGCCAACCAGACCGTGACCCGAGCAGAGGTGAGTGCGTGGTTAAAAAAAGATGATGATCCGGATTTTGTGGAATGTCCTGACACCATGTTCGCCACGTTTCTCAATGGTTTGATTAACGCTAAGCGGGGCAAGAAAGATGGCGCGCAGCCTGAACCAGAACAACGGCTCAATAATAATATTATTTTCGTCAAACTGAAAATCGCCTTCAATTTACAAGCCGATGACATCTTGTCGATATTGGCTTTGGCTGATTTTCGTATAAGCAAACATGAGCTGAGTGCATTTTTTCGCAGACCTGATCATAAACACTATCGCAAATGCCAAGACCAAATTTTGCGGAACTTCTTGAAAGGCCTTCAACTTCAGTATCGTCCCGAGACGGAACCCGACGAACTCTTTCAATAGCCACCCCTTAAAGTCGTGGGGAAAAATCTTTGGTTAACTCATACTCCCCCTCTCACACTGGCCCTGTTCAGCCTCGATTCGTCAATTCATTAGTTGTTCAATTTTTCTCCTGTTTTTGGGGCAAGTCTTGAAATACGATATCTTGACTGCCCTGCCTTGGTAGCTCCAGGGGGCTTTTTCTCTCCCCCTGTTTCTGTGGAAACAAATTCGTGTTGGCGTGGGACGAATTTTTTCTTTTCTGTTTTCTCTGGTCTCGGTTGGGTGAAGGATTGAAGATGGATGCCCGATGACCACCTGCAGGGATGACGGAGGGGCGTAATGTTTCGATGCGCGGGTGCGGCTGGGCACAGATCCTTCGCTGCTGCTCAGGATGACCATAGGGGAAGTAAGATAGATGCCCGATAGTTATTGCAGGTCTGAATGAAAATGGGAAAATGGATTTCCGATGACTACTGGCAGGAGATGGAGGGGAAGATGGATATAACTTGTCTTTTAGATTAGATGCCGGGTTTCGGCCCGACAGCCGAGCCACTTTTGTTTCGGCAAAAGTGGCCAAAACCATTGACGCCCCGTCTGGCCTCATTGAAGAGGAGGGACGCCAACTCTGAAAAGAGCGGCCCAACTCGCAGGGCTCAAACAAGGGCCGCCAGATGCGAAGAGCGTCCCTCCTTGGGGCCAGCCGGCAGGCGTCGGACTACAGAAGAAACACCGTTCGCGCTACAGCGTCAGGGCTTCCATTCACAGATCACTCCCACCTTGCCCCAACCTCCCTCCCCCCACTCTATGGACCGAAATCGTGTTGGAGTGAGAGGGACTTCTTCTTTTCGGTTCTCCCCTGACTCAATTTGACCCAAGAAAGAGATGGATTCCCGCTTAATACTGGCGGGAATGAAGACCGGCGGGAGGGATTCGCTAACCCTCCCCCGTTTCTCTTGGGGCACAGATTCTTCGTGGAGCCCTGGTCCTAAGAGTTGTCGAATGGATCAGGATGACCGTAAAACAAAAAAGGTCCAACCAAGGGGAGAAACCCCGATGGGTGGCCTGTCGCCCCTACAAAGACATGAAAGCTCCAAGGTCCCAAAGGAGTTAGCGTTCAATGCCGCGATCCTATTGGCAGCAGTATGCCGAATAACCATGTGCCTCATCCTTCCCTTCCTTGTTAGCCGGCAATGATAGCGTTATTCGATCCGACTCATTTCCAAAACCGAGTTTGTCTTAAACCGGGTACCCTTTGAATATTAGACTTCACCCTCATTCCCGGATATAGTTCTCAGGAAGACCCTAAAGAAAGGGATAACTATGTCGCTTGTCATAGAAGAA
Above is a window of Candidatus Nitrospira neomarina DNA encoding:
- a CDS encoding AAA family ATPase, which encodes MQLRHLSIPHFRNLRDFAINFSTHFPLGDGESMGSTGKLIRSHALIGQNGTGKSNLIEALITIFRDIDLNRDAAFDYTLEYEIRGHTVRIQADRTRQKHPFVWVDGDRVPQDYLTKNDSPNKVEQDTRRGPRLLPTHIFTYYSGRNERIELLFQEHQRRFNRRQEIVAEEVLPPELLRGFTGSEADIRAIEGAKKRGQSRMQQLGADRLRRLFYCRGGHSQLVLLACLLSDDPVFQKVLRNLHIEALESALFVLKEPHRLREKRRGGKFDQNELNEGDPRFWYARGNVVSEFLDKLWQVAWAPIEQEATKQIDFRGRTEKQKQLYLFVPSHDKLKQLGELVGGTDSFFRYAEGAYIGDLIDEVRITVKKRDEHGGKVSFIQLSEGELQILTVLGLMRITREDHCLFLLDEPDTHLNPIWKLRYFDDIEGILSANAGALVQGESQILITTHDPMMVGSLKREQVHILRREDNRTVVDTPDEDPQGMGVSGLLKSDLFGLRSTVDSETLRRLDRRNYLFAKGNERTSEENNELARLSDELSDLGFAKDFKDPYYALFVSKMARHTKFHKETLTPAEQQEQDAIADAIIDEILREEKTV
- a CDS encoding restriction endonuclease, with protein sequence MWMVRAGEKGYRFGDCKENSVVAIGWGDIGDLNEFRSREELSSRIQSQWPDWSKGNVAMSAGQVWRFFQDIKPGDKVLTYDPARRVYLVGTVLGKYEHMVGVVEDLPNIRRVKWDGEVSRDAISVSTKNSLGAISTLFRISEEGAKEIESLVAGKTVAAHTTVQDEIAEEKDVLRDIQARSHEFIKDELSRLDWEQMQRLIAGLLRAMGYKTRISPQGPDRGKDIIASPDGFGFEAPRIVVEVKHRRGAMGSQQIRSFVGGRHKDDKGLYVSTGGFTKDAHYEAERSSIPLTLMDLDEIADAITDHYETMDSETRALLPLTRIYWPT
- a CDS encoding DUF1456 family protein — its product is MNNNYCLRRIRYILDLGDSQMIEVFAQANQTVTRAEVSAWLKKDDDPDFVECPDTMFATFLNGLINAKRGKKDGAQPEPEQRLNNNIIFVKLKIAFNLQADDILSILALADFRISKHELSAFFRRPDHKHYRKCQDQILRNFLKGLQLQYRPETEPDELFQ